The following coding sequences lie in one Zingiber officinale cultivar Zhangliang chromosome 2B, Zo_v1.1, whole genome shotgun sequence genomic window:
- the LOC122048118 gene encoding uncharacterized protein LOC122048118, producing MLQEFWRNELAEDAEDIDERRMLQLYEQRQTVRQRAQSSSGRTQRRRYLNRDREIGHARLFNDYFSDDPVDAAGKKGFSPLQKCTTVIRQLAYGAPADHYDECVIEVFGAQYLRKSNAVNIKHLLEMHEQRHGFPGMLGSLDWSHNDIYVLNESPLFNDVLQGNTPEEAARKDVERAFGVLQSRWAMIKGPGRFWYKDNLKDIMYTYIILHNMIIENEGDAVVNWSDDEGASQSQIFEGSTQEFQAYIRRNYELRDNQLHHQLRADVVEYIWARYNCNQ from the exons ATGCTCCAAGAATTCTGGAGAAATGAATTGGCGGAAGATGCGGAAGATATAGATGAACGAAGAATGCTCCAGCTATATGAGCAGCGACAAACGGTACGTCAAAGAGCTCAAAGTTCTTCCGGTAGAACACAAAGGAGAAGGTATTTGAATCGGGATCGTGAAATTGGACATGCTCGTCTTTTCAATGATTACTTTTCTGATGATCCG GTCGATGCAGCGGGGAAAAAAGGTTTCTCACCACTTCAGAAATGCACAACGGTTATTCGCCAATTGGCGTATGGAGCCCCTGCTGATCATTATGATGA ATGTGTAATTGAAGTGTTTGGGGCCCAATATTTAAGAAAATCTAATGCTGTTAATATCAAACACTTGCTTGAAATGCATGAGCAGAGACATGGTTTCCCTGGCATGTTGGGCAGTCTTGATT GGTCACACAATGATATCTATGTGCTTAATGAATCACCGTTATTCAACGACGTCTTACAAGGGAATACACCCGAG GAGGCTGCGAGAAAGGATGTCGAGAGGGCATTTGGGGTGCTCCAATCACGATGGGCAATGATAAAAGGTCCTGGACGATTTTGGTACAAGGATaatttgaaggacatcatgtataCCTATATTATTTTGCACAACATGATTATTGAGAATGAGGGAGATGCAGTAGTCAATTGGTCGGACGATGAAGGAGCTTCTCAATCACAAATATTTGAAGGCTCCACTCAAGAATTCCAAGCATACATCCGTAGAAATTACGAGTTACGTGATAATCAATTACATCATCAACTTCGAGCCGACGTAGTTGAGTATATCTGGGCACGCTATAATTGTAATCAGTGA